A window from Ictalurus furcatus strain D&B chromosome 16, Billie_1.0, whole genome shotgun sequence encodes these proteins:
- the ptrh2 gene encoding peptidyl-tRNA hydrolase 2, mitochondrial isoform X1, with protein sequence MTWLDLQCGPMALGILAGVGCGLCIGWYLRGRLRNSPVRGIMATCGEEENVTQTSVMGESGEFKMILIVRTDLKMGKGKVAAQCSHAAVSAYKQVQRRNPELLKQWEYYGQPKVVVKVPDENSLLELLCHAKEVGLPVSLIQDAGRTQIAPGSRTVLGVGPGPADLVDRVTGHLRLY encoded by the exons atgacatg GTTGGATTTACAGTGTGGTCCGATGGCGTTGGGTATCCTAGCAGGCGTGGGCTGTGGGCTCTGCATTGGCTGGTATCTACGAGGGCGACTCAGAAATTCCCCAGTCCGGGGAATTATGGCAACCTGTGGTGAGGAAGAAAATGTCACTCAAACTAGCGTTATGGGAGAGAGTGGTGAATTCAAGATGATTCTAATCGTTCGCACTGACTTGAAAATGGGCAAAGGCAAAGTGGCGGCGCAGTGTTCTCACGCAGCAGTGTCCGCCTACAAGCAGGTGCAGCGTAGAAACCCAGAGCTTTTGAAACAGTGGGAATACTATGGGCAACCCAAAGTGGTTGTGAAGGTGCCAGATGAGAACTCTCTGCTGGAACTTCTGTGCCATGCTAAGGAGGTTGGCCTGCCAGTCAGTCTTATTCAGGATGCTGGAAGAACACAAATCGCTCCTGGCTCAAGAACTGTTCTTGGTGTTGGACCCGGGCCTGCAGATCTTGTGGACAGAGTAACAGGTCACTTAAGGCTGTACTAG
- the ptrh2 gene encoding peptidyl-tRNA hydrolase 2, mitochondrial isoform X2, producing the protein MLDLQCGPMALGILAGVGCGLCIGWYLRGRLRNSPVRGIMATCGEEENVTQTSVMGESGEFKMILIVRTDLKMGKGKVAAQCSHAAVSAYKQVQRRNPELLKQWEYYGQPKVVVKVPDENSLLELLCHAKEVGLPVSLIQDAGRTQIAPGSRTVLGVGPGPADLVDRVTGHLRLY; encoded by the exons at GTTGGATTTACAGTGTGGTCCGATGGCGTTGGGTATCCTAGCAGGCGTGGGCTGTGGGCTCTGCATTGGCTGGTATCTACGAGGGCGACTCAGAAATTCCCCAGTCCGGGGAATTATGGCAACCTGTGGTGAGGAAGAAAATGTCACTCAAACTAGCGTTATGGGAGAGAGTGGTGAATTCAAGATGATTCTAATCGTTCGCACTGACTTGAAAATGGGCAAAGGCAAAGTGGCGGCGCAGTGTTCTCACGCAGCAGTGTCCGCCTACAAGCAGGTGCAGCGTAGAAACCCAGAGCTTTTGAAACAGTGGGAATACTATGGGCAACCCAAAGTGGTTGTGAAGGTGCCAGATGAGAACTCTCTGCTGGAACTTCTGTGCCATGCTAAGGAGGTTGGCCTGCCAGTCAGTCTTATTCAGGATGCTGGAAGAACACAAATCGCTCCTGGCTCAAGAACTGTTCTTGGTGTTGGACCCGGGCCTGCAGATCTTGTGGACAGAGTAACAGGTCACTTAAGGCTGTACTAG